The sequence tcttcatcatcaatcATCTCTTTTTATCCTCCCCTTTCTTTCTTACCGGGCAGCAGTAAATGACTCCCATGCAGGGTCTGTGGTTGCTGAACAGGTCCAGTCAGCCAAACATACATTTCGTCCCACCTCTCTACACCCGGTACCTTGCTCGCTCCAATCACCACAACCCTGCAGAGGGCTTCAGATGAGTAACAAGGTTTCTTGAGGCACCCTTCCTTCTACTGCTTGAGTTTGGTTCGCTGCTGTTACATTTCTGAAGGGTGCAGAcctatgtatgtacattACAAAGTAAAAGCTATATTGAATGGGAGCGCTGGCTGCGAAGGCCAAGCACTCCCGAAAGGATTGTGTTGCCTTGCCTGTATATGTTGGTGGCCAGCCTGGCAAGGCTCTCCAAAGGCTGCCTTGTTTTGGGACAATGATGATTATGGGAGGAAAACTACAACCACGGTGTTAATGGAGATTGCTCTGTCAGCAAAAAGGCTTGTGTCCCGGATCAGGGTTTCAGGTAGTTTTCTTTCTGATCATCCGGAGCATGTGCATTGtttgtaaataatatgtATGGCCATAGGACCATGGAAAGCCAGGACAGGATAACCTTATATAGGGGAAGCTTATCTGGGGGAGTGCTTCCCACTGACATCACAGTTTCTCGTACGATCCTGTAACCTGCCAGCCCCTCAAAGCACTGTCATCCTCTCATAATCATCAccagaataataataataataataataataataatatcaaACAGTGAAGCGTGCTCCTGGGCTGTGAAGAAGTGAGCTGTGTCAGCTTGATACAGAAAATTACATTGTGTGTGTCAGATCGCGCTGGCCGGCAAGCCTTGGATGGTGTAATTCCGCCTGTGTGGCTGGACTGCAGATACAGGGCCTATACGGCGGTCGGCTTGGCGCTTGCCTCACCAACCCGGCATTCGGGATGGTGCCGGCCAATCATCACGCACAGTTACAAAACACAAGACCAAAGTGACGGTGCTGTAATTACCAGCATTTCATCCCCCCAAATTTTTGTGACGGGCCTGTATTGCTGACGCTCCTCTCCcgcccttctctctcttcctctcgcTCTCTTTCGCTCTCCTCGCCCTTCTCCAcataatttttttttgacgACCTGCTTCATGCTTCTTCCGCTTCCTCCTCTCCCTTTTCCCCCTCCGCCTCTGCGTCGCACTGTTCCATCCCCACAGCGTCATTTTAATTTTTCATCTTCGAATTTCCCTtcagccttctccttctATTTGTTATTGATATAATTGACGTCTTTTTGCAGTCCTCTCCTTACAAGCCGTGTGTCGAACTTCCTTCATCCGCCGGGCGGTGCTTGGCCGCTTGTgcccttttccttttttttttttccccctcccttTTGCCTTTCCCTAACCCAATTTTCCTGTCTTCTTCCGCCAGCGAGCTTTCAGCCTGTTGGAATTGGGCGTCCACCAGGTAATGAGCTTGACGAACACGAACTCTCTACCCTTATCACAACAATCGCAACACTGAACTACGAGAAGCTCAGCCAGTGCTACAACAGCAATGTCGCAGAACACAGTTGGAAACAGAGGCCCAATGAGGCCAAACGCCGCCTTCAAAGACGGAGGTCGCAGGCAGTCTGGCAGCCCGGTCGATGGAGGCCAGAGGTAAGCTGCTTCTGATATCGTCTTTGCCCCGTCGTCGCCTTCCTCAGATGCGATGCCCCGGACGTCTCTGCCCTCCCTGCACAAAAACACACACACGTATATATAGCGACACCTCCTTCCTTGCCCCTTCTCTTCGTTCCCTCCCTTCGGCATCTCACTCCGTGTCTTCCCGCCGGCGAGCTCCTTTCTACCTCCTTTCTGCACCTTTCCCTGGCTTACCTCCCCTCAACAATGACACCCCCGGGAAACCCGATTGCTAGGATCATGGACATGGCCAGGCTGACCTTTGTTCGCAGGcgcaacaacaacaacacccccAGAGGCTGGATGCAGAGTGCGAATGCCATCACCCGAAAGGACACCGGTCCCACCTCGCAGCAGAACGGAGCTGGTCATGGTAGAAAGCCCGCAGTTTCTCCCAAGTCCCTAACAAACAAGGAATCAAACACTCCTGATATGCACGCACATGATCGCCTTGTCTTCCTGATGACTGCCTTCATTGTAAGTTGGGAGCTGCTCATTCGCGCCGCCGACCAAGGTCGATGCTGATTACTTCTCCTCAGGGCTCGACTGCCACAATAACCACCAAGAACGGAGAAAATTTCTCTGGCATATTTTCGGGTTCGAGAACAGAACCCAACGAAACGTCCTTTGTCTTAAAAATGACACGCCGCGCTTCCACGGACCCTGATTCAATCCGCCCAAACGGCACAAGCCACCAGGCCAGTCCATATCTTGGGTCTGGTCCAGACCACAAGATGATCTTCGATGCGCAAGATGTTGCAGATTTCGCCGTGGCTGGTGTTTCCACCGCCGGTATGGGGGTGAAGGAGCAAAATGGTGAGTTCAAAAGTAATTTCTTAGTCGTCACGCACCCTAATGCCGCCGCCTAGGCTCTTCTTTCCGAACCGACACCGATATCTCCGGAAATCAACCAGGACGCGAAAGGGAACTGCAGCGCTGGGAACCTGGGCCAGATGCAGTGGTGGAAATGTCTCTGGAGGGATCCGCTTCAACCGGCACCTGGGACCAGTTCGAGACCAATGCTCGACTTTTCGGTGCCACTTCGAGCTACGATGAGAACCTGTATACCACCCGCATTGATCGCAATGACCCATCATATAAACAAAGAGAAGCCGAAGCGGCTCGTATTGCTCGCGAAATCGAATCCAGCGAAACAGACAATCCTCATGTTCGTGAAGAACGTGGCTTTGTCAATCTCAAGGACGATATTGGCGAGGAGGAGAAGTATAGTGGTGTTCGTCGTGATGACTTCCCTCCGTTGCAGACTGGTGGGCCCAATAAATACACTCCACCTGCTAGAAGACCTCCCATGGGACATCCTACTGTGCCCGGTGCTCCAGTGGATCCTGCCATTATTTCGGCTCAAGTTGCACAGCCAAAGACGGCACAACCCAAGCCTGGCCCCAGGGAAACAGAAGCGAAGCAACAGGATAAGCAGGCGGAAAGCGGGAAGGCCACCGGAGCCAAAGCTGCAGATGCTACTAAACCAGCGGATTTGCCGAAGCCAGCGTCGACCATTGAACTCAATGACACTGAGGGTAAGCTTACAGCTGTTAAACCCATCCCGAGTTTAAATATTCCCCCAAAGCGCACCGGTGTGGAAAATGCAGCAACGAATGTCGAGACTGAGGTTCTCGACCACTTCCGTCAATTTGCTAACAACGAGAAATTGAAACTCCAAGAACGTCGTCGTAACCAAGCCCAATATGACAGAACTATCAAACTCAACGAACTAGTCAAGTTCAGCAAGAACTTCAAATTGGGAACACCGGTTCCAAAAGACTTAGTGCCTATACTAGCTAAAGATCCTAACAAACAGGAGGAAATTATCCAGAGGGCTAAGAAGCAACACGAAGAGAAACTGGCTAGTGAGGCCGCCGCGAAAGCTGCTGCCGCTGCCGCTGTTGCCGCCGCCGCGTCAACCGCTTCATCTACCGCTACGGCGGAACAGAAACAAACTGCGCCCCGCCAAACTGGATCGACTGGGCCCGCTCGCTATGATACAGCCACTGCGCCCTCGATGCCGCCGCCTGAACGACAGATGTATCCCCGAGGCCGTCAGGGTTATCCACCATTAGGACCACAAAGTGGGCGTCCTGTCTCCCATCTACCTGCTCACCCCGGACGTGCTGGATCTGGATTGCTAAGCCATCGTCTAGCTGACATTCAGCAGCAACGCAAAGGTGCTGCCATGGGCTCCTTGCCCGCTCCTCTTCCACTTCAAGATACTCGTGTCCCGCCAAGTGGCCCAATGGCCGGCGATCATGCTAATGCTCACAAGCCCACCCAAACTCCCACCTCCGCGGTGTCCACCAAGTTCAATGCCCGAGCTATGGAATTCAGACCAAACCCTGCAGCACACACTTTCAATCCTGCCAGTACATCTGCTGTATCCTCAAGCCCAGTCTCAAATGTCCGAACCCGGTCAATTTCGCGAGCAGCAAGCCCATCGGCTTTCTTCGGCGCCAAGGTGCTACTTCCAGCTACGGAAAGACCAAGCTTGAATGATCATTTTAATCCTATCAaaagaatgaagaaagaGGCCACGGAACAGAGCCTCAAGGACTTTGCTTTCAATGGTGGTATTCCTCCAGCGTACAAGACACCACCAACATGGGAAGTTGCTTCTATCAATCAAGAGAAAACGTATGCCGATATGTTCAAACCACCCGGCGGAGGACCTGCGATCTCACCTCAGACACGATCAGCATCAAACCCTCCAATGCCTCATCAAGCCCCACTACCTTTCCACCTTCAACATGGCAATCATAATGTGCCACCTAGCAATGGTCCTCCCCATGGTCCACATCACCTTCTCCCTCCGCAGCACCATCCTGCCGCACAGCCTCATTTTGAAGATCATCACCGCATGCAAGTATCGGCTTCCGCTTCTCATGCTTATCCATCCCCACGGCTCCAACACGCTCATATGCCGTACCAGTCACCAATGGGGCCTCATGCTCAGCTGGCAATGGGGCAAGGGGTACCTCAGTTTTATGTTGGTCAAGGTCCACAGCCTCCTCATATGCGACACTACCCTGGCGCGCCACAATTTGTTAATCCACAAAACGGTATGGGAGCCCCGATGATGGTTCATCAACCTTCTAGCGGTCCGTATATGGGAATGCCTCAGGGCATGGGGCCTCCATATAATCCTCAGATGCAGATGTATTCCCCGAGCCCTGGCCACGCTTATCCACATGTACAACCACCTCCGCAGCCCCACAGCGGTTATCCGAGCCCCAGCCGGGGTGCGCCCATGATGGTCCATCAAGGTTCGCAACAAGGTCAACCTCCGCAGCCTGTTATGGTCATGAATCCTGGACAACACGGACAACCTTTCTATCCACCCCAGCAGCCTAGTCATAGTAAGCTCCCCAAATAATCTCTGTCGGTTTTCATTACTTACACCCGATAGTGCCTGGCGCTCGTCCTGGTCACCCCCAACAGCATCCACATTTTGCGTCGAGCCCAAGCCAAGCGCATCATTATCCCCACCACCAATATCGAACACCCAGCAATAACTTCAACCAAATGCCGCATATGCCTCCACCGCACATGCAATCCCAAGGACCTCCTCAGGGGCCCGCTTCAGGTCCTCATCCTAACGAAGGTGCCGAAGAGGTGAAATGAACTCCAAAATTAAACGCGCCGCATTTGCGCGATGGTGCCTTGTCTATTGATGCTTGCACTGATACTCGTTTCCCCATTTGGCTGCACGCGCCGCATGACGAACCTGGACGACTCTGACTGGATTTCGTTTCGGTTTCTACTATCTCTTTTTAGCATATGTATGACTTTCTTTACATTCTCACGATATGGGCAACGTCTAGGGCGACGACTACGAGCAGAACCCAAGCGCGCAAATCTTTTTCACAAACTTGGAGTGAGTCGCATTACTGCCTTCTGATACTGTCATCAATGCTGATGGGTTTTCGGAGAAGACGTGTGAAAAACAGGCATGCAGCAAAGACGTGTTAAATATCGCCGATGCCCCTTTCCTCGGTATTTTAACTCGGCACATTTCCGAAACTACTACGTGATTAGTTATCCAGGGCAGTAAGCTCCAATTATACTGGTGCACATTGTATCACGATATGCACCCGTTCCTCGCGCCGATGATACTCGCTATTGACAGAAGCAATATCAATTCCGGAATTCGAATGACATGCTCCTACAAACCTGTGGGAAAATTTTACCTTGCTGATGAGCACACATAGGAAGCTTTGAGATTGGATGAAGATGGATCATAGTTTGCAAGCAGGGGTGACACCTAATTTGAGGATCTTTGCTGGTAGAAGGCACAATTTGTAACCGATTCGTATGGTTTCAGTCTTAGTTGTTAGTGATGTGGCACTCTCCTAAAGAGTTGAAGGTCTGATTGTGGCATTGGACTTGTGGAATGATGCCCATCGGATGATGGAAATGTGTTGATTTAGCCACTCTCCCCCCTTTTCTAAGTTTGGTTCTTGCGCaaggagagaaagagcagTGGGTGCACTCTGTTGCTAGTTGTGAAGTGTGGCAATGATAGTTAAGTTAATACGAGCTGGTTATCATGGGTGACTATTGCGTTCTGGCCCTGATGGCTAATGAATCGCCGGGGACTTTGTATTTGCATTATAGAATTTGTAGGAATCAGATATTACACCTCAACAGTAGTAATATAAGCTCCGTACGCAACATAAGTCTCTTCTCGCAACCATACATTTGGTGCTCAGTATGTACGTATACAACTAGACATATCCCGAATCCGTAGACGGCTTTTGCGGGTATCAAACGCAAATGGAGGGGAAAGCAAAGATGGTCAAACCAAAACGAAGTTCAGATAGCAAATACTAATAATTCTGCGGACTCTTGGCGATCAAAAAGTCGTCATAGATATTGGTGTACGCTGGCAATTAGGAAGCAAAAGGAGAGACAGAATAACAAGGAAAGGACGAAATGGCTTCAAGAAATGTTCGAAGAAATGGAATTCTCCTCAGGTCTTTTCAGTTTATAAAAATTGGTCGTCATTCGACGGAGGGTCAAAGGTGCCGGATCACACAGAAGGTAGCTTCTCAAAGGGTTCACATACATCACTCAGGTCgatcaaaaagcaaaaggatTCCGCTCTCACCATCAACCCCGCCCTTTTTCCCACGAAAGCAGTTCACTTCCTGGGTGATAAAACATCCGTCATGTCGGCCACTGCCTTTAGCTCTTGTGTCCTCATAGAGCAAAGTGGATCAAAAGCTCCGTGATAAGTGGCCCAGTAAAGGGGTTTCACTCTGCACTAGCAAATTCCATGGCGGTCAATTGCTATGGAGTGCTTGCAAAACAGACCCATCTTGCCTGCTAGTGCATCTTGCCCAGGATGTGGAACATGCCTTTCGCTCGGGTGGGACAAAAGGGGAGAGAGATACGCCGGGATTCCGTTTTGCTGCTGACTTACAGGTGTTGGATGAACCTTGAAATGCAAACACTCTCTGCGAGTAAATATCTGGCAACGTTATCGCCTCCGTGTTATTGTCTGACCTTTTACCAGATTTGATCATCATCGGAGAAATGTGGTGTGGAAGTGGATCTGAATTCAATCTATGAAGGAGGAGGCCATAGAAAGTGAAAGGGGATAGGGAAAAGAACACAGGTAAGAAAGCAAAAGGCAACAAGGAATAATGGACATTGAAATCAAATGGTATCCAGACGGTAGAGCGGGCCACATCCGTGATGCTCATAGCAAGTAAGATATTTGACTGAGAGACTTATTCTAGGTATTCGTTTGCGAAAAGAGGACGCATTTTTACCTGCCAGCCCACAAAAAGGCAGCGTCATATTGCTGCGCATGATATCGAATCTGTCTGAATCCCCTGGAGGCTCATTctcaagaaggaaaaagaaacggGAGGGGGTCCCATATTATACCTCGTCGACTTGCACTTCCGGCGGGCAATTCATGGAGGGTACAATGTGATACGAGGAAGCAGGAAGCTTCTATTGGTGCATAGGCAGCCCACCGTGCTGTTGATCTGATATCTTAAGGAGAAGAAGCCGTTGCGAGAAAGCAGCGGATGAGGATGAGAGAAAGCAAGCGAAGAACGGGTACGGGAGAGGTGAAAACGAGAAGAGAAGCGAGTAGCAACCTGCGCCGAAACTAGGCCTAATAtggttaactaactagttagttggCTCGTTttctgataagataagattgTCTCGGATGGATCAACTATTCTCCAGGACTTCCCGGAACTACGAATTTCCGCCACTCCCCGGTGATTTATCAGTTGATAAATCGAATTTAAAAAGATTGTTGAATGTGTTTATGGGCAGATAGTAGTGGCGGCTTAGTCTCCGAGGAGGTCTGCTCCCTGGCGTGTGGAAACTTGCAAAAGTGAGTCCATTCACTGGTTTAGAGGGATATTTTGTTGGCAGATCTGGAGCAGGGAGGGACAAGAAACCGTGGTCATCAAAACACCAAATCACTCCcaaatactccgtatatgtCATAGCTGCCAGGTCTAGGCTCCGACGTCTGAATCAGGCCTTGAATCGTATGAGCTGTCATTGGGGGATATTATGCTATGGATTTCTTAAAATCTGCCGTTGTCTCTGCAATTTCGAAAAGCAGTTCATTACCCTATTCATTCGGGGATCGAGTTGACAATGGAGAGTCCATCTGGTCCCTGCACAACGGCACCAAACGAGTATGCAGCCTTGAAGTTTGTTTAGTCGTCTTCTTTCGCTAACAATGATTTCTTTGTATAGGAAGATGGCTCGTCGTGTAGCATATTCACCTTCGAGATCTCACAGGATCGATCGCGCCTCCCGCTTGCAAAGAACGCGCTCCGGAAACTAAGAACGTTACGCCACCCCGGAGTTCTCAGAGTGCTGGACACTGTTGAGGTTAGTTTTTGCACAATGCTCGATGGAGGCGGAAGCGATGAACGAGGGCGCCTGTCTCGAGATTGGGGGTGGTTAACAAGGCGGACAGACAGATACCCATATCTACATCGTGACCGAGAGAGTTGTTCCATTGTCATGGCTAGTGAAGAGGCGAAGTCTTTCAGAAGAGACAGCAAAATGGGGTCTCCATTCCGTTGCTGTAGGTCTACTACTATGCTATCATTTCTTCTCCATTGTCACCGAGCTAATTCCCAGCCATGTCTCTAGTCAACTCTCAAGTTCATTAACGAAGACGCCGCCTCCGTACACGGTGCTGTCCGAGTTTCTTCCATATATACTAGCGAGAGCGGCGAATGGAAATTAGGTGGATTTGACATTTTAGGCTCTAtgaaagaagatgatgcCGTGATATATGTCTGTTTATTCTCCCATGCCCCGAAAAATGGATCAAGCGATGGACGGCTACTAATTCTTGCCGTAGACATATGGCAGCCTCCTGCCAGACTCGCACCGCTATGCGCCTCCTGAAGTTGTAAAGGGCGGATGGGAAACTATCAAACGAAACCCCCTCCACGCCGTGGATTCTTACAACTTTGGGAGTCTTATTTTCGAGACATTTAATGGAAATTTTCAAAATAATCAAGCTGGCCAGACGTCGAATATTCCTCCAAGCATGCACCAAAGTTATAAAAAGCTAGTGAACCCAAACCCGAAATTAAGATTGAGTCTGGCGCATTTCATTGAACAAGGCCAGCGAGCCGGCGGGTTCTTCGACTCGCCTTTGATTCGATTAACGCAAGACATTGATAGCTTGGGCCTGAAAGA is a genomic window of Coccidioides posadasii str. Silveira chromosome 3, complete sequence containing:
- a CDS encoding uncharacterized protein (EggNog:ENOG410PG74~COG:A~BUSCO:1874at33183), which produces MTRRASTDPDSIRPNGTSHQASPYLGSGPDHKMIFDAQDVADFAVAGVSTAGMGVKEQNGSSFRTDTDISGNQPGRERELQRWEPGPDAVVEMSLEGSASTGTWDQFETNARLFGATSSYDENLYTTRIDRNDPSYKQREAEAARIAREIESSETDNPHVREERGFVNLKDDIGEEEKYSGVRRDDFPPLQTGGPNKYTPPARRPPMGHPTVPGAPVDPAIISAQVAQPKTAQPKPGPRETEAKQQDKQAESGKATGAKAADATKPADLPKPASTIELNDTEGKLTAVKPIPSLNIPPKRTGVENAATNVETEVLDHFRQFANNEKLKLQERRRNQAQYDRTIKLNELVKFSKNFKLGTPVPKDLVPILAKDPNKQEEIIQRAKKQHEEKLASEAAAKAAAAAAVAAAASTASSTATAEQKQTAPRQTGSTGPARYDTATAPSMPPPERQMYPRGRQGYPPLGPQSGRPVSHLPAHPGRAGSGLLSHRLADIQQQRKGAAMGSLPAPLPLQDTRVPPSGPMAGDHANAHKPTQTPTSAVSTKFNARAMEFRPNPAAHTFNPASTSAVSSSPVSNVRTRSISRAASPSAFFGAKVLLPATERPSLNDHFNPIKRMKKEATEQSLKDFAFNGGIPPAYKTPPTWEVASINQEKTYADMFKPPGGGPAISPQTRSASNPPMPHQAPLPFHLQHGNHNVPPSNGPPHGPHHLLPPQHHPAAQPHFEDHHRMQVSASASHAYPSPRLQHAHMPYQSPMGPHAQLAMGQGVPQFYVGQGPQPPHMRHYPGAPQFVNPQNGMGAPMMVHQPSSGPYMGMPQGMGPPYNPQMQMYSPSPGHAYPHVQPPPQPHSGYPSPSRGAPMMVHQGSQQGQPPQPVMVMNPGQHGQPFYPPQQPSHMPGARPGHPQQHPHFASSPSQAHHYPHHQYRTPSNNFNQMPHMPPPHMQSQGPPQGPASGPHPNEGAEEVK